ACCCGGGCACCCTTGACGGGGTGTTACCGTAGACCCTTGGCGGGGTAGTCTGCGCATGTAGGACTTATCACAAGCGCAcgagtattgaggattctgATGTGCGTACTGGTTAGCCCAGTCCCCCAGATGGACGGCTCATCCCTGGCCACATAATTGTTAAGGATTCCTCCATGTGGTCTAATCAAACGATCCCTGgattggattgttttcccctAGTACATGATGATGGTGTGAGGTgggtgtatatatatatatatatatatatacacacacatacatattaaatatatatatatatgtgtgtgtgtggattCTTTTCCGGGTTGAGATTCTTGAATTTGGGCTTCGTGAGCACCCTGCACAGGTATGAATGTTTAAGTCATGGATTGGGAAGTATTGTTCGACACTATACATCTTGGATAGGGTACGGTTGCGGGGAAAGAACTGATAAAGGGAAAGGAACTCATAAAGTGTGCAGGGGTTGCCTTGTCGAATTTGATGTTGtaatgaatttaaatttaattgtttgtattattttaattaatcgTATATTATTTGAATTGTGATTGTACGTGGGTAGCCTGGGGTCTCACCCAACTGCAGCTCCAAGATAAACCATATTTTTGTGGAATTTCATTTGGCCATGATCGAATCCTATTTATTAGAGTTGTTaagtttggttttgaatttgttggcGACTTGAGGCCCAAGCTTGTGTAGGGCaatctttatatatttatacttaTGTTGAACTCCGTTTCGTTTGTAAAATGAATTTTGTTAGTTATTCTCTCCAATCGCCCATGTTAGGGTTGATTGTAAGGCCAGAGGCCTATTATGTAAATTGCATGTTATTAATATGTGCATGCTACCGGTTGAGTTATAATTGTGTCTTAATAGGTTTAcattttttgggaaatgtccattTTTCAGAGGTGACTGCTGAAATTTCAGCTGAAAATCTCATGCCCCTTTTTCCTTAATTTGGAAAAGAGGCTATAGtattagtaagtgggcccggcatcggtgTGATATTTGAAATTCCACATGATTCGTCCTGGGTTCCAAAAAATTCGGGACGGGTCCTGTCACAATTCCAATCAAATAGAAATTAAGTTGTATTGCACTTGTTATAAAAATCAATACTATGTGTTATACATAAGCCTTGtgtaataaaaattaaatacaaaacttCGAgtgcaaaaataaatattatgcTATATGGCATGTTCTACAAGTCCCAGCACAAGGTTTGTCAGATTTGTTTACCCTTACGACTTGATGTATTTACAATGTTACAGATGATAATATACTCATTATATCAAGAAATGccaatcaaacaaacaaaccagcAGTATAAAAAAGGACACACACATATAATGTATAAGCAACTTATCTCATTATTTAAAATACTTGACTAGAATCAAATCCATTTAAATATTGGAAACATTAACCACATTAGAACGTAGTTTTACAAACTTAAACATAACACAAATGATATGGGACTATTAATTGACAATTTTATTTAACTCCATCACCCTCATAGTGGTCATCCATATATCTCTTCCAAAACCAATGTTTCTTCCACACTCTCTCTGTCATTTCTTCAATAGGCACATTTTTGGTCTCGGGAATTAGAAATAGCACAAAGAGTGACATGAACAAGACCCAAGcagagaagaacaagaagatgGCATACTTCAAGCTGCAAAGCATTAAGAGGAAGACTTGTCCTATAACAAAACAGCAGAGCATGTTGACACAAACTGTCACACTTTGCCCCGCTGACCGAGCCTCCAATGGAAATGTCTCACTAGGGATCAACCAACCGATGGGTCCCCAAGACCATGCGAAGGCGGAGACGAAAGTACACACCATGACCACCACCAGAATTGACAAACCATAAGATAAATTATTAGAGTGGTCCTTTACCTTCAAGGCTAGCACAATTGCAACGACTATTTGAGAAAGGAACATTTGGATGCCAGCTTCCAATAAGAGCATTCGACGCCCAACTTTGTCAACCAAGAAGACAGATACAATTGTGGCAAGCACATTGACAGCTCCTGTTATAACCGCGGCGTAAAGGGAGGCATTGTTGCCAAAACCCATGCTTGCGAACAAAATGGGAGCatagaaaaaaattgcatTGATGCCTGTAAATTGCTGGAAGACCTGCAAAGCAAACATTGACAATCAAACGATGTTAACAAAATATGACTCTTATAATTCAAGTAACTCATTAACCAATGTATATACTGACCTGCATTGCTATTGCAATGACCAGTGGGGGGCGATTTTTACGCTTAAGGAGATTCCTAAAGGGGTGCTTTATCCCTTCTGCTACACGACTTGCCTCCACTATCTCCGCAAACTCTGTTTCAATATTTTCTGTTCCCCTGATCTTTTTAAGCACTGATCTTCCTTCATCCAACTTACCGCGTTGTATCAAACTGTTAGGAGTGTCTACCACAATGAGGGACCCCAAGGTTAGCATAAGTGCAGGAACACCTGCCAGACCCAGTGATAGCCTCCAACCCCATCCCCCTTTAATTCTGTTTCAACAGAACACATGGTTATTAGAGGTTAATTAGTGGATGATGGTTAATCATAAGAGTAGCCATAATTCTTTTCAGTCATTCCCATGTGTCTGGCATAGACAGTTTATCCTCGTATGCCTAATTGATTCAGAAACTAGTTTCATTTTCTTGgtatttttcatgtatatTGCTATTTCAACCAAGGACAAAGGGACATACTTAGAAGCACCATAATTGACAAGGGTTGCCAAAAGAATTCCAATGGTTGCATTAAGCTGGAAAAGTATGTTGAGTCCTCCGCGTATTCTTGTTGGGGCTATCTCCGAAAGGAAAAGTGGGACAACCTACAAACATGAAAATAATGCTTGATGAGCACGTTAGGGGGCGAGGCATAATGCATATGCCTCAAGAAAATGGAGGCTGAAGCTCCTATTCAAATGGTAGGAAGAAAAACAGAGTTGGTTCATATTATGTCTCTGAACGCGTACCTCCAATATTATAACTAATGTCATAAGGTGTTATAAGTCACATCGTGTTATTTTTGAGACACAATAACTTTCCCTATATGGGGCATGTGCAATTTTTCTCCATTCGAAACATCAACACTAAAAAGATCAACAGAGAATACCGTTTTCTCTAAATCTACATGTGGTCACAATTAGATTAAATGCTTAATTACTGTTTTACCTCCTGAAACGGATGCTCGGTCTCACTTTAccccttaaaactaaaatttttttacttaaCCCTCAGAATCTCTAAAAATTGctgaaattttctcactttaccACTTCAGTCTATTTTCATCCACAAAACCGTAAGTGTGCTGATGTGGCATAGccattttaataattttagctattaaaaaactttaaaatccaaattataaataataaaaaaacaaattttaaacatttttaaaaagaaatttagggttaacaAACCCCTTTCTTCCCCTCCCCATCAGCTAAGTAGCACTCACctctatcttttctttcttcactaagagaagagagagagaggagagagcgggggtggggtggggttgggggggggggggggggggggtggggtttgggagagagagagagagagaggcataCATGAGCTAAACTTACAAAAATGCCCATGCCACGTCAACACACTTAACATTTTTGTGGATGAAAATTGTAATGTGAGAAAATTTCAGCAAATTTTAGAGATTTTGGGGGTTAAGtgtgaaaatttcaacaaattttaGAGATTCAGGGGTTAAGTGataaaatttcagtttcaaaGGGTAAAGTGAGACCGAATGTCCGTTCTTGGGGGTAAAATAGTAATTAAGCCTACATTAAATTGTGTTAGAATTGTACTGTTTGTGCCTAGCTCttcgaaaaagaaaataataatattttgcTTGAAATTGATAACAGTAATACAACATTCCCAGCTCTCAAACCAAAGTAGAACATCAACaagcaaaattaaaaaattaaaaattaaagatagGAAACCTGATTGCCGAAACCAATTCCACAGCCAAGCAAGATCCTCCCAATGATGACCAATGCAAGGTCATGAAACGCAGCGTTTAGGACTGTACCAACTATAAAGAAAACCCCAGCAATTAACATGGTTTTCTTTCGACCTAGCCTTTTGGTAGTGTATGATGCGAAGAAGGTTGCCACCAGAGCAGCAAGATACAGCAAAGATGTGAACAATTGCAAGCTTTGATTGTTGTATTTGCAATAATTGCTATTGGTATTCAGTTTCTGAGTGCTAGCGTAGACATCAGGGTAGAACTTTTTCAAGAAACCGGGCATGGCTGTCACACCTCCTGCATCAACAAGaacccccccaaaaaaaaaaaaatcattgtcAATTTAAACTAAAACAGACGACAAATAAATTGCgggtattttattttatatgtgagagagagaaacagagaggcTGACCAGAAATGGCAACCTCATAACCAAACATGAGGCCTCCAGTAGAAGCCAGTATACATGAAAAGATGACAATTGGTGTGATCTTGGCTTCAACACGATCTTCTGCAGTACTGGCTGAGTCCAAGGAGCCCTGCTTCTCCATAATTACTGGCTATGATCTCAGTCTTGAAACAGTCTAAACAACCTTCTGAATTAGTATTTGTTGAAGTTCCTTgattatgaaagaaagaaagagagagagagtttctGCAGAACCAGTAAGCAGGTGTAACACTTCTGAGAGACTTACAGCTCTATAAATATCAGCTTCTTCACCAAACTGAAGCTCATATATTTAATATGGTTTCTGTGCATTTTTTGTCTGTTCCATTCcttcttgttctttctttATGATTCTATGTAGAGAAATCCAGGTACATATCCTGTCTTGTCAAAATCAAGAGACCTGAGAGCCACGGCGCAAGATTATTGTTGCACTTAATAATAGCACTGGATATGGTGATCTTATCActttatatgtatttttacTTCAATTGATTTAATCAAAGGTACATGTTTAAATGTCTATGTTTACTCCATCAATCTAATTTTGGTGCTTATATCTATTAGCCAATCTGTTTCATTCGTGCCAATGGTTTCCATCacaatggtggtggtggattccCCCTCCCCCCCGCGGCACACAGGTTCGAAACTCCAATGggtttctttccttcaatgtaaccaaaacaaatatgtTTCATTCGTCTAAATtcattaatatttaaaaaacgAAAATTTTTCCTTTGTAATTGTTTATTTGCTATATTAGACAGACATGTTCCAATCGAGTTCTTGTTTATGTTATTCCAGAAGACATGTCAATTTCGTGACTTTATTAGTTTTGTTTCATTATATCTACAAAACTGGTTTTATTAATGTGTAAGAGCTAGTTTGGGATTACTATCACCTTTTTAAGATGCTGCTTTTATTGTGATTTGAAAAATATAGTAAATTTAGCATACAAACCAATATagaaacaatttttaattGGATAGTAACTAATGACACAcgttgaatttggaaagatctccaaatggatgtagtaattaatttggaaacttttttaaaatttaacaataTATTTAGATTTAACTATCCAATCGggttatttaattaaaaaaaattatttatttatgaaatataCAAGATTAATTATCTATTAAATAGTgtacatacaattttattttgaaaaagaaatgtaCCTTTTACTTCTTTTACGAAAAGTAATGTACCTAGTACGAATTTACTTattattcaaataatatattcaaCTGTTATAAACACATTTTGGATATAATTTACCTAATAATATCCTACTATGCATATAACTTGTAATTTACCTATTAAGGGTATATTATAGGTATACTAAAGCCATCACATTTATAGGTatattgtgaaaataatttatctATTATATTCtattggatatatatatatatatattgtcaatATAATTTACCTACCCGAATTAGATATATAGAAGATAGGTAAATTTGTAGGTACATTATATTGTATTGACAATAATTTACCTATTACATTTTATTGGGATGAAATTtgagggattttttttatgtaaaaaagttattataaaatggatattttttattgttagaAAATTTAAGGATTACAAGGAatgcccaaaaaaataagtCATTAATATGCTACAAATGATGAAGTATTAATTAGAAATGAGGGACTTAATGACATGCTTAAAAACCATCATATTGACTTATCTGAAGTTTGGTGGGAAACAATGTAAATATGTAGGaggggtaaattactcaaatggtcatCAAGCTTATAcccgatttacattttggtccctcaattaaattatttgttcaaatggtctatcaactctatattattcgctcatttggtcctaccgttacattctgtcaatatttccattaaatatgagggcaaattggtcatttcgtcCATCaactccctctctctcttcttcttcttcttctttacgCACAACCAAAAGCATCATACAAATCCAGATCCTAACAAACGAACCGATAATCCTACATTATCTCTAGAACAAGATTTAGTTCAGAAACtaggttttaaaaaacaaaacatagcGATTTATGAAAAGTCatatttaccctaaaatttggttaaatctaacagaaaattagacaGTAGGATCAATGGAAAGAATAATATAtagttgatggaccatttgaacgaataataactgagggaccaaaatgtaaatcaagTATAAGTTTGatgaccatttgagtaatttaccctatATAGGAGTATTATGACATTTTATATCTTACGATGCATTTTAGtttgaatttgggttttatacattgatttcaaaattaatgggtTGGTTGATGTCTaggaaatataaattgtagggGCCCTCCAGCCcttgaaaataatattatgtaaAGTGAAGCAtttcatgtttggtaaacaatatttttaaagttcGTATAAAAAGTAGTGTCAAAACCGTTCagtaaatttaatataaaactattgtaactgtgaataatgactaaaatggACATGATGTTGAAAGTATTATATACTACCTATGTGGTGGTGGAAAGGGGGGTATTAGTGGTGGTTGTGGAGATGGTTGTGGTGGTTtaggtggtggaggtggaggtgaaAGTGGATTTGGTGGTGAtgaggtggaggaggtggtggtgggggtggtggtacatgtcatttaaattcagaaaagaaaaaaaaagaaaaaaaagtattagTGGAGACACAGTTCTCATTTAAATTGGCCTAGAGCCTGTTTCGGTCTGGATCCAATGGATGTGGTTGGGTCTGTTTTGAATTAGTGGAGAGTCTGGAGACACAGTTCTCATACTGTGAGATGGTGGCTTAATAGATGCAATGTTtgtctttgtttgtttttttttgttttttttattttattttttatgagaaTGTTTGTGTCTTTGTTTTACTGCCTCTGTCTGTGTGCTTGCATAAGTCTGCCATATCAAAATACGTTTCATGAGAAAGAATAAGCGAATTGATATTTGCCTTCCTCCAACAACGCCGTGTTCCAAATGGCTGTCTATTTAATTGGGTAGTTGCCGTCTTCATTTGTACTGTCATAGCAAAGTTGAACTTATGAGTTGCGACAACCGAAAGTGATGTTGTCATTAGTCAAATTGTATAGCTTGAAATTCATTTTCAATGCGTTTGGAAGACgaaatttaaaagtacaaagaattttataaatgactgaaattaatgttctaaaatttgtaaagtttcttgtttgggtGACGGATTTAAAACACAGAATTTAACCTTTATTTGTaaagttatcttttttttaaactcaatCTCTTTCGGGATTTTAAAAATGACGGCTTTTAGATAGAATTTATGATCTCCAAATTCCATGTTTTTTCCCACGCGAAATTTCTAAATTcctatgtatgtatttttatCATTTAATGAGGGTATAGTAAATTAGAGTATGTTAATTATATGTTAACATAGTTTATTACTAGTGCAACATTCAAAtgatttaaataataaatataaactaaCATGTGGAGTTATTTCGTTCTGTCAGGGAAAGTAAAAGTGCCCTATTTCTCAAGGCATATGATAGGGTGAATTATTGGCACCCACATTATGAGATAATTCTATGGGTCGCCCACAACCGAAATTAAATTTTGGTACTGAAAGGGGGTACCTTCCTAATATGACGTGTCTGACTAAGTATTAGAAGGTTACTTAGCGTGCACAATTAAGTCTTAACAATATAAATTAGAGACTTAACGTTGTAAACAATTACTCTCAAGTGAATATAAAGCTGAAATGTGTTTGCATACATTATAAATAGTCAACCTAGTAGATCTAATTTTCAAAGGTTTGTCTAGAGAGTTAATTGAGGGAAATGGGTTATAAACATAAACATTTAAAGTCGTCATAGTGGATACCTAATCTAGCTAACTAGAGATTCTAAAATCTAGGTTCAAAAGGGACATCTAAATTATGGATAACCAAGTAGTAGACTATGATGAAATAGTGTTGCATGTAGCGTGTTTTAAGataaactttatttttaatgatttcAATAGCTTGGAAATCCAAGTAAGATATAGGAAGATATTTTATTAGGAAGTCACCTATACGAGGAAATGggtgtgagatcccacatcgaccaaacggagagggggtgatgtaccttatatggcacacctcgcatcctcatagcgtgaggccttttgagagctcactggcttcgggttcgtaggaactccgaagttaagcgagttggaggctggagcaatcctaggatgggtgaccaccctgggaagttgcttcgtgagctcccagaaacaaaaccgtgcgggctggtgagaatgtagccaggcccaaagcggacaatatcgcgctacggcggagccggtccggggtgtgacagtttggtatcagagccactctaccgtgtggtgcgagtgtgccgacgaggacgtcggatcccttaaggggggtggattgtgagatcccacatcgaccaaacggagagggggtgatgtgccttatatggcacacctcgcatcctcatagcgtgaggctttttgggagctcactggcttcgggttcgtaggaactccgaagttaagcgagttggaggctagagcaatcccaggatgggtgaccaccctgggaagttgcttcgtgagctcccagaaacaaaaccgtgcgggctggtgagaatgtagccaggcccaaagcggacaatatcgcgctacggcggagtcggtccggggtgtgacaatgGGACCTTTAGTGTGAGAATTTTTTAAGACCAAATTCTCTAAACTACATGAATTCGAAAGTTGTACAAGAGTGTAAGGACATCCTAGAACCAGATATTACTATTGTTTGGATTTACAAAAACAATTGAACAATTCAAGGTGCGTTCAAGGTTCAATGATTAGCCAAGTAAATCCGATAGTATTTCACTAGCTAGGGAAGGTTGAAGGCCAAAACCTACCTATATCTTGATATGCAATATCTTTCCAATCGAATTCTTTCAAAGAGTTTGcattgttttgtgtttttctatCGACCAATTTTACATCCATGTGGGGGATTGTTgggaaaattaatttttattttattttatttttgctaatGGGTGATAAATTgtgaaagaaataataattttaaagttcCTATACATGAAGAGATGATTTGTTTGTATTAAAGTATATGATTTCTTGTGGGCTTCAATAAACAGACACATCTCTTGTAAGGACAAAAAGCATCTCCCCTTGCATGCATATTTAACTTATCTCACTATTTAAAATGCTTGactgaaaaaaatgaaattttcatCTCAAATATCCATTTAAATATTGGAACGTTATCCACTTGACATACTCAATGAAAACCAGGGCCCCATCATTAGAATCTAGTCTTACAAACTTAAAACATAACACAAACGAGAATGGAACTATTAGTTAACAATATTATTTAGTGGTCATCCATAAATCTCTTCCAAAACCAATGTTTCTTCCACACTCTCTCAGTCATTTCTTCAATAGGAACATTTTTGGTCTCGGGAATTAGAAGTAGCACAAAGAGTGACATGATCAAGACCCAAGCAGCGAAGAACAAGAAGATGGCATACTTCAAGCTGCAAAGCATTAAGAGGAAGACTTGTCCTATAACAAAACAGAAGAGCATGTTGACACAAACTGTCACACTTTGCCCTGCTGACCGAGCCTCCAGTGGAAATGTCTCGCTAGGTATCAACCATCCGATGGGTCCCCAAGACCACGCGAAGGCGGAGACGAAAATGCACACCATGACCACCACAAGAATTGCCAAACCAAAAGATAAATTATTAGAATGATCCTTTACCTTCAAGGCTAGCACTATTGCAACGACTATTTGAGAAAGGAACATTTGGATGCCAGCTTCCAACAAGAGCATTCGACGCCCAACTTTGTCAACCAAGAAGACAGATACAATTGTGGCAAGCACATTGACAGCTCCTGTTATAACTGCGGCGTAAAGGGAGGCGTTGCTGCCAAAACCCATGCTTGCGAACAAAATGGGAGCatagaaaaaaattgcatTGATGCCTGTGAATTGCTGGAAGATCTGCAAAGCAACATTGACAATCAAACAAAGTTAACAAAATGTGACACAATTTTTCAAGTTACTGACTAACCAAAGTATCTACTGACCTGCATTGCTATTGCAATGACCAGTGGGGGGCGATTTTTACGCTCAAGGAGATTCCTAAAGGGGTTCTTTATCTCTTCTGCTGCACGACTTGCCTCCACTATCTCCGCAAACTCTGTTTCAATATTTTCTGTTCCCCTGATCTTTTTAAGCACTGATCTTCCTTCATCCAACTTACCGCGTTGTATCAAACTGTTAGGAGTGTCTACCACAATGAGGGACCCCAAGGTTAGCATAAGTGCAGGAACACCTGCCAGACCCAGTGATAGCCTCCAACCCCATCCCCCTTTAATTCTGTTTCGACAGAACACATGGTTATTAGAGGTTAATTAGTGAATGAAGGTTAAGCATAAGGGTAGCCATAATTATTTTCAGCCATTCCCATCAGTCTGGCATAGACAGTTTTTCTTCATGTGCCTAATTGATTCAGAAACTAGTTTCATTTTCTTggtatttttcatgtatgtTGCTATTTCAACCAAGGAGAAAGGGACATACTTAGCAGCACCATAATTGACAAGGGTTGCCAAAAGAATTCCAATGGTTGCATTAAGCTGGAAAAGTATGTTGA
The window above is part of the Prunus dulcis chromosome 1, ALMONDv2, whole genome shotgun sequence genome. Proteins encoded here:
- the LOC117616152 gene encoding sugar transport protein 13-like — its product is MEKQGSLDSASTAEDRVEAKITPIVIFSCILASTGGLMFGYEVAISGGVTAMPGFLKKFYPDVYASTQKLNTNSNYCKYNNQSLQLFTSLLYLAALVATFFASYTTKRLGRKKTMLIAGVFFIVGTVLNAAFHDLALVIIGRILLGCGIGFGNQVVPLFLSEIAPTRIRGGLNILFQLNATIGILLATLVNYGASKIKGGWGWRLSLGLAGVPALMLTLGSLIVVDTPNSLIQRGKLDEGRSVLKKIRGTENIETEFAEIVEASRVAEGIKHPFRNLLKRKNRPPLVIAIAMQVFQQFTGINAIFFYAPILFASMGFGNNASLYAAVITGAVNVLATIVSVFLVDKVGRRMLLLEAGIQMFLSQIVVAIVLALKVKDHSNNLSYGLSILVVVMVCTFVSAFAWSWGPIGWLIPSETFPLEARSAGQSVTVCVNMLCCFVIGQVFLLMLCSLKYAIFLFFSAWVLFMSLFVLFLIPETKNVPIEEMTERVWKKHWFWKRYMDDHYEGDGVK
- the LOC117614893 gene encoding sugar transport protein 13-like — translated: MAKQGSLSIASTAEDRVEAKITPIVIFSCILAATGGLMFGYEVAISGGVTAMPDFLKKFYPDVYASTQKLNVNSNYCKYNNQGLQLFTSLLYLAALVATFFASYTTKRLGRKKTMLIAGVFFIVGTVLNAAFNRLSVVILGRVLLGCGVGFGNQVVPLFLSEIAPTRIRGGLNILFQLNATIGILLATLVNYGAAKIKGGWGWRLSLGLAGVPALMLTLGSLIVVDTPNSLIQRGKLDEGRSVLKKIRGTENIETEFAEIVEASRAAEEIKNPFRNLLERKNRPPLVIAIAMQIFQQFTGINAIFFYAPILFASMGFGSNASLYAAVITGAVNVLATIVSVFLVDKVGRRMLLLEAGIQMFLSQIVVAIVLALKVKDHSNNLSFGLAILVVVMVCIFVSAFAWSWGPIGWLIPSETFPLEARSAGQSVTVCVNMLFCFVIGQVFLLMLCSLKYAIFLFFAAWVLIMSLFVLLLIPETKNVPIEEMTERVWKKHWFWKRFMDDH